Proteins encoded within one genomic window of Cucumis sativus cultivar 9930 chromosome 3, Cucumber_9930_V3, whole genome shotgun sequence:
- the LOC101207196 gene encoding protein LIM1, with protein MGYLSMKCLSVWLFLLATSLAEKGKGETCSFTFFSSLARLMPCRPSVAPFRPIPPTVACCNAIKTLGQPCLCVLVNGPPITGVDRELAMLLPQKCTANFDPCEMS; from the exons ATGGGGTATCTAAGCATGAAATGTCTATCAgtttggttgtttttgttgGCAACAAGTTTGGCCGAAAAAGGCAAAGGGGAAACTTGTAGTTTCACCTTCTTCTCTTCCCTTGCTAGGTTGATGCCTTGTAGGCCATCGGTTGCTCCATTCCGGCCCATCCCACCGACCGTTGCCTGTTGCAATGCAATCAAAACTCTCGGCCAGCCTTGCTTGTGTGTGCTTGTCAATGGCCCTCCTATTACCGGCGTTGATCGTGAGTTGGCCATGCTGTTGCCGCAGAAGTGCACTGCCAATTTTGATCCAT GCGAAATGTCATGA
- the LOC101207443 gene encoding uncharacterized protein LOC101207443 isoform X1, whose amino-acid sequence MDLPVIDLASYLTASSELAAGSPIDFSPQLTSLCEVVSRTLKETGALLVKDPRCSAEDNDRFIDMMERFFEKPTEFKRLQARPHLHYQVGVTPEGVEIPKSLVDDEMQENIRAMPKEFQPLLPKGPDPKWRYMWRVGPRPSNTRFKELNAEPVIPEGFPEWKDTMDAWGVKMISAIEAVAEMAAIGFGLPRDAFTSLMKQGPHLLAPTGSDLDRHGQEGTVFAGYHYDLNFLTIHGRSRFPGLYIWLRNGQKVEVKVPIGCLLIQIGKQIEWLTAGDCIAGMHEVVVTKRTRDAVKLASEQNRSLWRVSSTLFAHIASDAVLKPLGHFAESPHANKYPSMLAGEYVEKELAVINLKGQKSESS is encoded by the exons ATGGATTTGCCTGTGATCGATTTGGCCTCTTATCTAACGGCCTCGTCGGAACTCGCCGCCGGCTCTCCGATCGACTTTTCGCCCCAACTCACTTCTCTGTGCGAGGTAGTCAGTCGGACTCTGAAAGAAACTGGCGCACTTCTGGTGAAGGATCCGAGATGCTCTGCCGAGGATAACGATCGATTCATCGATATGATGGAAAGGTTCTTTGAAAAACCAACCGAGTTCAAGCGTCTGCAAGCAAGGCCTCATTTGCATTACCAG GTTGGGGTAACGCCAGAAGGAGTGGAAATCCCAAAAAGCTTGGTAGACGATGAAATGCAGGAAAATATAAGAGCAATGCCCAAGGAATTCCAACCATTACTTCCCAAGGGGCCGGATCCCAAGTGGCGATACATGTGGAGAGTGGGTCCTCGCCCTTCAAACACCCGATTTAAG GAACTCAATGCTGAGCCGGTTATTCCTGAGGGTTTTCCTGAATGGAAAGATACCATGGATGCTTGGGGTGTCAAGATGATATCAGCCATAGAG GCTGTTGCGGAAATGGCAGCAATTGGGTTTGGCTTGCCCAGGGATGCATTCACTTCTCTGATGAAGCAG GGACCTCATCTTCTTGCTCCAACAGGAAGCGACCTTGATCGTCATGGTCAGGAGGGTACAGTCTTTGCAGGGTATCactatgatttgaattttctgACTATCCATGGCAGAAGCAGATTTCCTGGTCTGTATATTTGGCTTAGAAATGGGCAAAAAGTAGAAGTCAAGGTTCCTATTGGATGTCTTCTGATACAGATTGGGAAACAG ATTGAATGGCTGACTGCTGGTGACTGCATAGCTGGCATGCATGAAGTAGTTGTCACAAAAAGGACAAGGGATGCAGTTAAGCTCGCATCAGAGCAAAATCGCAGCCTCTGGAGAGTCTCTTCAACT TTATTTGCCCATATAGCTTCTGACGCTGTCTTGAAGCCTCTTGGCCACTTTGCTGAATCTCCACATGCCAACAAGTATCCATCTATGTTAGCTGGAGAATATGTTGAGAAAGAGCTTGCAGTGATAAATCTAAAAGGACAAAAAAGCGAATCTTCGTAA
- the LOC101207443 gene encoding uncharacterized protein LOC101207443 isoform X2, whose translation MDLPVIDLASYLTASSELAAGSPIDFSPQLTSLCEVVSRTLKETGALLVKDPRCSAEDNDRFIDMMERFFEKPTEFKRLQARPHLHYQVGVTPEGVEIPKSLVDDEMQENIRAMPKEFQPLLPKGPDPKWRYMWRVGPRPSNTRFKELNAEPVIPEGFPEWKDTMDAWGVKMISAIEAVAEMAAIGFGLPRDAFTSLMKQGPHLLAPTGSDLDRHGQEGTVFAGYHYDLNFLTIHGRSRFPGLYIWLRNGQKVEVKVPIGCLLIQIGKQTACFRDMQFPSVVCTLISITLE comes from the exons ATGGATTTGCCTGTGATCGATTTGGCCTCTTATCTAACGGCCTCGTCGGAACTCGCCGCCGGCTCTCCGATCGACTTTTCGCCCCAACTCACTTCTCTGTGCGAGGTAGTCAGTCGGACTCTGAAAGAAACTGGCGCACTTCTGGTGAAGGATCCGAGATGCTCTGCCGAGGATAACGATCGATTCATCGATATGATGGAAAGGTTCTTTGAAAAACCAACCGAGTTCAAGCGTCTGCAAGCAAGGCCTCATTTGCATTACCAG GTTGGGGTAACGCCAGAAGGAGTGGAAATCCCAAAAAGCTTGGTAGACGATGAAATGCAGGAAAATATAAGAGCAATGCCCAAGGAATTCCAACCATTACTTCCCAAGGGGCCGGATCCCAAGTGGCGATACATGTGGAGAGTGGGTCCTCGCCCTTCAAACACCCGATTTAAG GAACTCAATGCTGAGCCGGTTATTCCTGAGGGTTTTCCTGAATGGAAAGATACCATGGATGCTTGGGGTGTCAAGATGATATCAGCCATAGAG GCTGTTGCGGAAATGGCAGCAATTGGGTTTGGCTTGCCCAGGGATGCATTCACTTCTCTGATGAAGCAG GGACCTCATCTTCTTGCTCCAACAGGAAGCGACCTTGATCGTCATGGTCAGGAGGGTACAGTCTTTGCAGGGTATCactatgatttgaattttctgACTATCCATGGCAGAAGCAGATTTCCTGGTCTGTATATTTGGCTTAGAAATGGGCAAAAAGTAGAAGTCAAGGTTCCTATTGGATGTCTTCTGATACAGATTGGGAAACAG ACTGCATGTTTTAGAGATATGCAATTTCCATCAGTGGTATGCACTCTTATCTCCATTACGCTTGAGTAG